A genomic window from Methanoculleus caldifontis includes:
- a CDS encoding MFS transporter: MNLPPQPADVNEFDVEYAYRTMFILVGFNFMILYIEGMLTPSLPSIAAGFGISSAEVSLVLALYFVSGIALAPIVGKLGDIYGKKRILVYVLLVYSAAITMTGFSPTFPFMLVSRAVQGVGLAVMPLAMSIFREEFPREVIPRAQGIISGMFGIGTAISLPLGALVSNMFGWQTTYHTAIPFVLLLTYLVYSQVRESPYTRPGAKVDHIGAALLGGSLVLIVLAISLSPALAGSGVNPLWLLAAGLLLLPLLAVYEQYYQKNVGDPILNLRLLSMRNVARTHVTFAIASLGMFLAFQAYAYRLELPPPVGFGFDIFMAGLSLLPFAVAIAIFAPLTGRLVPRFGVKPVALAGAVVGASGFLLSSVSESSTSFIFAIFVTGSGIAMLNASTINLLVLTVDPQDMGIATSMNAVFRNLGRSIGAPIAGALIATFTVTVTSNGTLQTLPTAQAFQYTFSIAAALFILIAFVIFGAEEVLGPGAKDTGPSTQGR, translated from the coding sequence ATGAATCTTCCCCCGCAGCCGGCAGACGTCAACGAATTTGATGTGGAGTATGCCTACCGGACGATGTTCATCCTCGTAGGATTCAACTTCATGATCCTCTACATCGAAGGAATGCTGACCCCGTCGCTCCCGTCGATTGCAGCCGGTTTCGGCATCAGCAGCGCGGAAGTCAGCCTCGTCCTTGCCCTCTATTTCGTGTCCGGCATTGCCCTTGCCCCGATCGTCGGGAAACTGGGGGACATCTACGGGAAGAAAAGAATCCTCGTCTACGTCCTCCTCGTCTACTCGGCTGCCATCACCATGACCGGGTTCTCACCCACCTTCCCCTTCATGCTCGTCTCAAGAGCCGTCCAGGGGGTCGGTCTCGCCGTGATGCCGCTTGCCATGAGTATCTTCCGGGAGGAGTTCCCCCGTGAAGTGATCCCGCGGGCGCAGGGTATCATCAGCGGGATGTTCGGCATTGGAACCGCGATAAGCCTGCCTCTCGGCGCCCTGGTATCGAACATGTTCGGCTGGCAGACCACCTACCACACGGCGATCCCCTTTGTGCTGCTGCTCACCTACCTCGTGTACAGCCAGGTGCGGGAATCCCCATACACCCGTCCCGGCGCAAAAGTCGATCATATCGGGGCAGCGCTTCTCGGCGGCTCGCTGGTGTTGATCGTGCTGGCAATCTCCCTGTCCCCTGCGCTGGCCGGGTCTGGAGTGAACCCCCTCTGGCTGCTTGCCGCCGGACTGCTCCTCCTCCCCCTTCTGGCAGTATACGAGCAGTATTACCAGAAGAATGTCGGTGACCCCATCCTCAACCTGCGGCTGCTCTCGATGCGCAACGTCGCACGCACGCATGTCACCTTTGCCATAGCAAGTCTCGGGATGTTCCTGGCGTTCCAGGCGTACGCGTACAGGCTCGAACTGCCGCCCCCCGTCGGGTTCGGGTTTGACATCTTCATGGCCGGGCTCTCTCTCCTCCCCTTCGCTGTCGCCATCGCCATCTTCGCACCGTTGACCGGGAGGCTTGTTCCCCGCTTTGGTGTGAAACCCGTCGCTCTCGCCGGGGCGGTCGTGGGTGCCTCTGGCTTTCTGTTGAGTTCAGTCTCGGAAAGTTCAACATCTTTTATCTTCGCCATATTTGTCACCGGATCGGGAATCGCCATGCTGAACGCCTCGACGATCAACCTGCTCGTCCTGACCGTTGATCCCCAGGATATGGGCATTGCGACATCCATGAATGCCGTCTTCCGCAATCTCGGGCGCAGCATCGGGGCCCCGATTGCCGGAGCCCTTATCGCCACGTTCACTGTAACCGTTACCAGCAACGGGACCCTGCAAACCCTGCCCACAGCCCAGGCCTTCCAGTACACGTTCTCTATCGCGGCGGCTCTCTTCATCCTGATAGCGTTCGTAATCTTCGGTGCGGAGGAGGTTTTAGGTCCGGGAGCCAAAGATACCGGACCCTCCACGCAGGGGAGATAG
- a CDS encoding sugar O-acetyltransferase: protein MTEKERMVCGELYFAYDEELKRDRQRARRLTRLFNGTTEEELAYRTELLKELFQSTGEQIFIEPPFRCDYGSHIRIGDNFYANYDCIILDVCDVTIGDHVFFGPRVGVYTAAHPIDAGVRNAILEYGRPITIGNSVWVGADVVINPGVTVGNNVVIGSGSVVTKDIPDNVIAAGNPCRVLRPITVEDRDYWEKRRREYMEN, encoded by the coding sequence ATGACAGAGAAAGAGAGGATGGTATGCGGAGAACTCTATTTCGCATACGACGAAGAACTGAAGCGGGACCGCCAGAGAGCCAGAAGATTGACACGACTATTCAATGGGACGACTGAAGAGGAACTGGCATATCGGACAGAGTTGCTCAAGGAACTCTTCCAATCCACAGGCGAGCAGATCTTTATCGAACCGCCGTTTCGCTGCGATTACGGCAGTCACATCCGTATCGGCGACAATTTTTACGCGAACTATGACTGCATCATCCTTGATGTCTGCGACGTGACCATAGGCGATCACGTCTTCTTCGGCCCCCGGGTCGGCGTCTATACCGCCGCACACCCGATCGACGCAGGGGTGAGAAATGCGATTCTCGAGTATGGAAGACCGATAACGATAGGCAACAGCGTCTGGGTTGGGGCGGATGTTGTCATCAATCCGGGAGTAACAGTCGGGAACAACGTGGTAATAGGTTCCGGCTCCGTCGTGACGAAAGATATACCGGATAACGTGATCGCCGCCGGCAATCCGTGCAGGGTCCTGCGTCCGATAACGGTTGAAGATAGGGATTACTGGGAGAAGAGGAGAAGAGAATACATGGAAAATTAA